The stretch of DNA CGGTGAAGAAGTGCGGCCACATGGGCGGCAAAGTGCTGGTGCCGACCCGCGAGGCGGTGGAAAAGCTCGTCGCCGCGCGCCTGGCCGCCGATGTCATGGGCGTGCCGACCCTGATCG from Salifodinibacter halophilus encodes:
- a CDS encoding isocitrate lyase (catalyzes the reversible formation of glyoxylate and succinate from isocitrate; glyoxylate bypass pathway) → VKKCGHMGGKVLVPTREAVEKLVAARLAADVMGVPTLIVARTDAEAADLLTADIDPNDQPFTTGERTVEGFYKTRNGL